One genomic segment of Hippoglossus hippoglossus isolate fHipHip1 chromosome 22, fHipHip1.pri, whole genome shotgun sequence includes these proteins:
- the zgc:112416 gene encoding uncharacterized protein C21orf58 isoform X2 encodes MPRFQDGSSTVDQMTRLKLRLLEKRLENEKQDMDDRAESAQSARIYDGHLDALHGALRRKQDLLQRLREQHMLEDLHRPHTWGGSRRQYQSHFVTVPPRPPALPSIVPTHIHHPAPALTFLPPPPPAVPPRIIQQTLPQHPATIIQQLPQQQPLIAQIPQPQLYPALRSGSVKEDMVELMLMQNAQMHQIIMHNILLKAMPPMALSPTRGPDICATHVGQPDVRTRGGAVHHHHHYGPHPAATQLPPISYPPWLSSGVPAGQAGGHLPPLHHATAPIPLPPVNVTPGSGPKLHHRTVDPFFACTQL; translated from the exons ATGCCAAGATTTCAG GATGGCAGCTCCACGGTTGACCAGATGACAAGACTCAAACTCAGACTGCTGGAGAAG AGACTGGAAAACGAAAAGCAGGATATGGACGACAGAGCAGAGTCGGCACAGTCTGCAA GGATTTATGATGGGCATCTGGATGCCCTGCACGGTGCACTGAGGCGAAAGCAGGACCTGCTGCAAAGACTGAGG GAGCAGCATATGTTAGAAGACCTTCATAGACCTCACACCTGGGGAGGGTCCAGAAGACAGTACCAGTCCCATTTCGTCACTGTCCCACCGCGGCCGCCAGCACTCCCATCCATTGTACCCACTCACATCCACCACCCAGCCCCGGCTTTGACCTTCCTGCCGCCTCCACCACCTGCTGTGCCTCCGCGCATCATTCAACAGACT ctcCCCCAGCATCCCGCCACCATCATTCAACAGCTGCCCCAACAGCAGCCTCTGATTGCTCAGATtcctcagcctcagctgtaTCCTGCTCTACGTTCAGGCAGCGTCAAAGAGG ACATGGTGGAATTGATGCTGATGCAAAATGCCCAGATGCACCAGATTATAATGCACAACATTTTGCTGAAAGCCATGCCTCCTATGGCCCTGTCGCCAACCAGGGGACCCGATATCTGTGCCACCCACGTTGGACAG CCAGATGTCAGGACCAGAGGAGGTGCtgtccatcatcatcatcactacgGTCCTCACCCTGCAGCAACACAGCTGCCTCCTATCAGTTACCCTCCATGGTTATCATCAGGCGTCCCAGCAGGACAAGCAGGGGGTCACCTACCCCCCTTACACCATGCAACAGCACCTATCCCACTCCCACCAGTCAATGT CACACCAGGGTCTGGCCCCAAGCTACATCACAGAACTGTTGACCCCTTCTTTGCCTGCACGCAGCTttag
- the zgc:112416 gene encoding uncharacterized protein C21orf58 isoform X1: MPRFQDGSSTVDQMTRLKLRLLEKRLENEKQDMDDRAESAQSARIYDGHLDALHGALRRKQDLLQRLREQHMLEDLHRPHTWGGSRRQYQSHFVTVPPRPPALPSIVPTHIHHPAPALTFLPPPPPAVPPRIIQQTLPQHPATIIQQLPQQQPLIAQIPQPQLYPALRSGSVKEDMVELMLMQNAQMHQIIMHNILLKAMPPMALSPTRGPDICATHVGQDSYQRNPIFVQPDVRTRGGAVHHHHHYGPHPAATQLPPISYPPWLSSGVPAGQAGGHLPPLHHATAPIPLPPVNVTPGSGPKLHHRTVDPFFACTQL; this comes from the exons ATGCCAAGATTTCAG GATGGCAGCTCCACGGTTGACCAGATGACAAGACTCAAACTCAGACTGCTGGAGAAG AGACTGGAAAACGAAAAGCAGGATATGGACGACAGAGCAGAGTCGGCACAGTCTGCAA GGATTTATGATGGGCATCTGGATGCCCTGCACGGTGCACTGAGGCGAAAGCAGGACCTGCTGCAAAGACTGAGG GAGCAGCATATGTTAGAAGACCTTCATAGACCTCACACCTGGGGAGGGTCCAGAAGACAGTACCAGTCCCATTTCGTCACTGTCCCACCGCGGCCGCCAGCACTCCCATCCATTGTACCCACTCACATCCACCACCCAGCCCCGGCTTTGACCTTCCTGCCGCCTCCACCACCTGCTGTGCCTCCGCGCATCATTCAACAGACT ctcCCCCAGCATCCCGCCACCATCATTCAACAGCTGCCCCAACAGCAGCCTCTGATTGCTCAGATtcctcagcctcagctgtaTCCTGCTCTACGTTCAGGCAGCGTCAAAGAGG ACATGGTGGAATTGATGCTGATGCAAAATGCCCAGATGCACCAGATTATAATGCACAACATTTTGCTGAAAGCCATGCCTCCTATGGCCCTGTCGCCAACCAGGGGACCCGATATCTGTGCCACCCACGTTGGACAG GACAGTTACCAAAGAAACCCTATTTTTGTGCAGCCAGATGTCAGGACCAGAGGAGGTGCtgtccatcatcatcatcactacgGTCCTCACCCTGCAGCAACACAGCTGCCTCCTATCAGTTACCCTCCATGGTTATCATCAGGCGTCCCAGCAGGACAAGCAGGGGGTCACCTACCCCCCTTACACCATGCAACAGCACCTATCCCACTCCCACCAGTCAATGT CACACCAGGGTCTGGCCCCAAGCTACATCACAGAACTGTTGACCCCTTCTTTGCCTGCACGCAGCTttag